TAGGAGttgttatatttgtgtttgtttttttaaatattatttggtaaggcggtaatttaaaattataaactaacaaaataaaaacgttttagGTGTGCCATTTCAgctactatttatatttattgcactTAGTAGGTTAGGTTTTATGCGTTCATTAGgatgttttctatttaataataaaataaattctatatcaaatataaaatgtatacttttGTGTGTTaagtgaatataataatatatttcgagAACGTTTAACGGACCGGCAAAATCGCTTAGGCTcttttaaaacgtatttaaactactatatttaaaatgtatatttagtttacctgttattaacgaaataattttggaagtaacgttaaaaactatatgcgttttttccattttcaccaataaatTAAAGCAAATTGACATTTTGAAATTGTCACATTTCAGTTTTCACATTCAGCTACGGgagaagttattatttttaaatttttatgtatagttTCCTCTTTCTGTACGATTAAAATTGTAGTCAATTCTTCATAAGAAGTAACTCAACatcaatatttacttaatattaaaaattatatcaacataAAATTGGATTAATTCTTCTGTTTGTTATAATCGCGTTTGACTATATTGTATTTGTTCGGGTTTAGATAGATCATTTTAGaacgtaaattatattaaattgtccCATCAACAAACATAGCGTATTATAAGTAAAGACATTGAGATAATTAAACCTACTCTCTCTTTTAGGTGAAAATGGCACCTAATTCGAGTGACGCCAATGGGGTGTTATTTGAATCGGACGCAGCCACACCAGACTTGGCTCTTCCTAACACTCCAATCCAACAAGCAGATAGTTACCCAAGAAAATATGTATGGAGAAATATCATCGCATTTGCATATTTGCACATAGCTGCATTATATGGCGGATATCTCTTCCTATTCTCTGCGAAATggcaaacaaatatttttggtaagtGTATCTGAAAGTTTAACATTATATCACATGTAGTACAAGTGGCTTTCTCTTTGTTGATTTGGATTATCTAatctgataatttttttgtttttttattcacaaagtttattgtttttattgccagtatgtaagttttttttttaatttttattccagcTTACATCCTGTATGTTATGTCTGGGCTGGGTATCACGGCGGGTGCTCATAGACTCTGGGCCCATAAGTCATACAAAGCTAAATGGCCATTACGTGTTATACTTGTAATTTTCAACACTTTGGCATTCCAGGTaagaatatcaaatatttatctgaTAAATACACTCATGTGACTTGGCAAACATACAAAACATAGTACAACACTGCATACCACACATTATTGAGTGGAGATGCCTTCTATTTTTTCGGACAACtttcatagtttaaaatttcagtACAAATCTTCTTTATATCTCTATTTTTTTGAGATGCATATAGCTATCCATGTGATACATCTACAACAAAGCATTCTGCATATGAACAGACATACGCATATTGAAGGTAGTTAaaagttagtttatttttaaatcatcttcaaaatacatgtaaatatcTGAGCATTGTGAGAATTCTTTGTggtatgaaaaaaaacttctacGGTAAAGTTATGTAGAAACAAATTTcatgcttattttattaatagaacaAATTTTgctatagatattataaataactcttAGGGAACAAATTAAGAAATGTGTTTTGCTTAAAACCATTTTAGTAatcttttatgataattacaattttcctTAGCActtgataattttgaatatgtcGTTGTACTAAATACCATGacttcttaaaaaatttaaaaacagataagagagttaaaaaaatattacacggCTAGCAAGATATTTCTTGTGATATtccataaatacaattttcttgtatatatttcaaataagaattaaatttctaattgtAAGGAATAGTAATGTTTAGTTCTGGACGCCATTACAAAGCATGTTACTTTTTTGACCTGAGCagtgttatttaaaaccatGCTAGATACTTTGTTGTGAACAAGTACACTTTATCTCTTTGTCATGGATCACGATGGCAACGGATCAATCATTGTCATGATAAAAACTAGCAAATCCATATCTCATgacatagtttaaatatattctatatattcaagggacttgtatttaaattcattgcgttttttgtacaattttcCTGTCCTCCGTTTGTATTTGGCTAACCGCTGTCTCTATTTCCTTCTGGCCATGTTTGTTattggaataaatatttaatgttctaAAACCATTTAGACCGTCCGATAGTCGTTTGAACAAAAGATTTGAAGGTCGTCACCAGGTCTGTGTcacttatatttgttttcttttcctTTGTTTGATGAGGATTTTgcaaataattgttttgttggTTTTGTTAACTaggtattatatttgttattgtaaagtaattgttaatatttggaTATTAACATGTAAAAGTTTAGAAATAGGtgattttaatactatttgacTATTTAACTATTCTTTTTGACCtgctattttttataaatatgttgctcccaattttatgataatgagAATCGGCAACTATAGCTTAATACTTTGgtttctgttaattttttaaaaattagtattttacatatattttttttcctttcgtaaaataattaaacttaaatctgctaattatattttcgttaaCACTTAGGACATCGTTTCGAAAAATTTTCACCTTAATAAACGTATATTTATACCTAGATTTGCAGCAAAACCAagatataaacatacaataatgatcttaatttttttgtgtatatatatatacactatttAAATGTCCGATTCCAACTAGCCTCTTTACTAAATTAGCCGATTTGCGAAACAGTCTATCATTAAATTCGTTTCGCTCGGTATTTGTCCGCattaaagtgaaatttaaaCCTCACAAAGTGCAAGGTCAAACCCATCACGTGGCGTGTAAAAGAATTTTCAATTCCAATTGAACTCACACCAAACTCACACTTTTGTAgtcaaaaattttcatataatataaattaaaacgcgtaaaataaaaatagatgaaACATGATATTCcctatattaaacataattgatATCGTGTGTCATATAAGCATTACGCCTTCGCTAATATTTGAACGACAGATACcacaagataaaaaaaaacactcaaaAAAGagacaacaattttatttaattgcaaCATTCCTTCATACGATTTAGTTTTTTGCTAAATGCACTTATTAGAATATAGTAATCACATTGTATTCTCAGCGACGTGATAACATGTTACACAGCGTCTGATAAGAATGACCTCACGTGACAATAGTTTGTCCTTCACGGGCTATgtccattatattataagaaaatactgTGGATCTATTTATGTCACGGTACAAGaagcaatttaatttcatttaaataacgtaTTTACACTAACAGTGGGAGTTTACTGTCCATCAATATATCAAAGTGCGCCCTTTCTCGACTTCGTGTGAATATGTAGCCTATAGCCTTTTCGTATGAAAGCGTCGTCATTAGTGTTTCCTAAAGGAATGTTTTAAATCAGTAACGCATCGTTACTATGCGTTTGTCCAAACAAAGAGTCATACTAATGttgatgtataatttaatgtaacacacacacgcacacacacacacgtacatacacatacacatacacacatatgtgtatatatatccATACATGAGACTGTGTTAtgtatttactattattaagtaaaaataaatagataagaaACTATAAGTAAATAGCTTTCATATAAAGAATGCCACATAtggtatataatatgtaggtaTTTGGTTATGTTTAGTtgcacattttaattataagtcaaggtcgattttttttatacatcttCATCTTCACAACACAATGAACGtaacttcattattatttttcaagttGCTCTTAAAGTTTTCGTGACGTCACCTCTAGCCAATACcaaaaatagatatataggtatatacgCGTCATTTGCGTTTATAAATCTTgtggtataatttattttaaaaggacaatatcttgaaaacttcTAAGTTGACTTATTTATGTTATCAAACTAGggaccagccccggcttcgcacgggttcttaaaaaaaatataaaattgccGTTAATGTTGAGAATTatcaaacttatattatgataactttcaaacggtacgcccgatttaaatgatttaaaaagtaatttacagatactgatgtaggcttgaaaacgaagtaatttattttgataagacttaataccgtatttatgtaaatagctttccaataaacgtttaggaatgccaatttttaatagttgtaAAATTGATATAGTATGTTACCCTTAAGGTATACAAGGTATACAAGGTATATAAggtagacatatgccaccgcggacttttctgtagacctatataagatacacaattccaccatatattattttgttatatctgaaagactttaggcagcgtttccTTTAAAAGCTCCCAGAAGcccatgttttcccgacatcttaaacaaatatcgttaatgtacacacaactAAATACAAAAGCTTAACAAAtgatatactaaaaccttcctcgagaatcacgctatccaGTGgtgataattgttttataatcgGTGCAATAGTGTTTCCCATTATCGCGagcagacagacagacagacgcggcgagggacttagTACGTTACAGTAATAATGAGAAACGAGATAAGCTTCGTACGCTGCGTGACGATGCAAACTGGGAGTAAGCATACAATACCTCGTTAGTGACTATAAgacaactttttttattctccTTTTACTAAAACACGATAACTTTAGTACTGTAGATTTTTTGTGGgaacaaaaaactaatatcaaaacaaagtCAATAATAGATATGTAATTCGacaaattgtattaatattttgtacaaaaacacATAAAATGTCTCCTCATATCATAACTCCTTTCCTCTACATCCAGGATTCTGCCATTGACTGGGCTCGCGATCATCGCATGCACCACAAGTATTCCGAAACGGATGCCGATCCTCATAACGCGACACGCGGCTTCTTCTTCTCACATATCGGCTGGCTGCTGGTGAGGAAACATCCCGAGCTCAAGAGGAAAGGCAAAGGTCTAGACCTGAGCGATCTATACGCTGATCCAATACTGCGTTTCCAGAAGAAGTGAGTCTCAATTTAAGTAATGTCTACTTGtgttttgatgaaattatagCCAATTTAATTGGTCTGTGTACCAGCTAATAGGCGTTATACCGACCAATTTATTCCTCGCACCCGTCTTGAGATGGCCTTGTCTTATTTCTTCCaagatttcatatattatcaGACGAAGTAGTTAGAATCGCCTATTAAAATAGTCCATTTTAAAACCCATGTTggcaatttcaataaaaatgtaacaatttatACACACTACATAGTTTCGGTTATTGTAATGACTTCTAACATTAATCAATATTCCAGGTACTACCTCCTCCTAATGCCAATCAGCTGTTTCATCCTGCCGACGATTATCCCGGTCTATCTGTGGGGGGAGACGTGGACGAACGGTTACTTCGTGGCGGCCATGTTCCGTTACGCGTTCATCTTGAACGTGACCTGGTTGGTAAATTCCGCCGCCCACAAATGGGGCGATAAGCCCTACGACAAAAACATCCAGCCCTCCGAAAACATGTCAGTGTCACTGTTCGCTCTGGGCGAAGGATTCCACAATTACCACCACACATTCCCGTGGGATTACAAAACCGCTGAGCTGGGCAACAACAGGCTGAATTTCACTACTACCTTCATAAATTTCTTCGCCAAAATCGGCTGGGCCTACGACCTGAAAACCGTTTCTGACGAGATCGTCAAGCAACGGGTCAACCGTACTGGCGATGGAAGCCATCATTTATGGGGATGGGGGGATAAAGACCATTCCAAGGAGGAAATCAGGGCCGCCATAAGGATCAATCCTACGGATGATAAAGAGGAATAATTTCAACGGTATGCACAGAAACTGTCCCATATGTTACGAG
The genomic region above belongs to Danaus plexippus chromosome 4, MEX_DaPlex, whole genome shotgun sequence and contains:
- the LOC116768768 gene encoding acyl-CoA Delta-9 desaturase-like isoform X1 encodes the protein MPSSAKLTITRGLNKVKMAPNSSDANGVLFESDAATPDLALPNTPIQQADSYPRKYVWRNIIAFAYLHIAALYGGYLFLFSAKWQTNIFAYILYVMSGLGITAGAHRLWAHKSYKAKWPLRVILVIFNTLAFQDSAIDWARDHRMHHKYSETDADPHNATRGFFFSHIGWLLVRKHPELKRKGKGLDLSDLYADPILRFQKKYYLLLMPISCFILPTIIPVYLWGETWTNGYFVAAMFRYAFILNVTWLVNSAAHKWGDKPYDKNIQPSENMSVSLFALGEGFHNYHHTFPWDYKTAELGNNRLNFTTTFINFFAKIGWAYDLKTVSDEIVKQRVNRTGDGSHHLWGWGDKDHSKEEIRAAIRINPTDDKEE
- the LOC116768768 gene encoding acyl-CoA Delta-9 desaturase-like isoform X2, which translates into the protein MAPNSSDANGVLFESDAATPDLALPNTPIQQADSYPRKYVWRNIIAFAYLHIAALYGGYLFLFSAKWQTNIFAYILYVMSGLGITAGAHRLWAHKSYKAKWPLRVILVIFNTLAFQDSAIDWARDHRMHHKYSETDADPHNATRGFFFSHIGWLLVRKHPELKRKGKGLDLSDLYADPILRFQKKYYLLLMPISCFILPTIIPVYLWGETWTNGYFVAAMFRYAFILNVTWLVNSAAHKWGDKPYDKNIQPSENMSVSLFALGEGFHNYHHTFPWDYKTAELGNNRLNFTTTFINFFAKIGWAYDLKTVSDEIVKQRVNRTGDGSHHLWGWGDKDHSKEEIRAAIRINPTDDKEE